Part of the Rhineura floridana isolate rRhiFlo1 chromosome 8, rRhiFlo1.hap2, whole genome shotgun sequence genome is shown below.
GTCAGAGGCATAAAAGGCTAAAAGAAGCCTAGATAGTGGAAAGCAAAGTCTTATCAATGGATGCTACTTCCAGAAATCAAAGCCTTCTCTGTGTTCCAAGGCAGCAGAGCTTCTTCCAGCTGCTGGGGGCAACCAAGAGGGGGTGGGCAGTTGCCATTTTGCCCCGCTTATGAGCTTTGCTGTGATTGGCCCCTGCCATTGTcacttcttttcctcctccttgcaGGCTATCACCAACATGACCCTTCTCGCTGCCGTGCCCCTGCGTACAGCATTGGCGCCCGCCGGTTTCAGGACCAAGAGAGCTGTTCCCCCGGGCCGGGCTACCTCGTCCCCCCCAACAtgaccatgaagggcaagggtgggATTCCAGCATACTCCATCTATGGACGCCCCAGGGACGTGGCACCTTTTATGACTCCAGGGCCAGGTCAGTCTTGCGATCTGGGGATGAAACACCCCCACGATGCCATTCACAGAAGGTGATATGGGGAGGGAGTAAAGAGATACTTCCCAGGCTGGTCTCCCCATTTTCTCTGGGAAGATGGGAGCATTCACAAGACCACATATTCCTTTTCTAGGTCAGCAGTTTTCAAACCTTCCTCTGTTGGAGAACATCTTTTCCCACTTCAACAGTGCTAATAAGTCTGTTGGTGGCTACCATTCCTGATGGCCATGCTCTTCTTccactttcagaggcagtacaccTCTCAATgccagcagggccagccctgggaTAAACAATGCCTTGGGCCCTTCCCTGCCTCAAGGTCAGCTTTGCAGGACCACatagagggtttatggggcctggtgcacGTGTGATGTTGGGGGCTCTGATGCTACCCATCCccaaggacccatgcatgtgtgtacaaagctgggggccacatgtgagaattaCTGCATGCCCAGACCACTGATTTTCATAAGgctagctccctgctgaagctaaacagggttgggtctggtcagtgcctggatgggagactgcctggcaaccaaatggaagccgccttgggtttcagtcatgaaaagaaaggcggggtataaatgtaataaataaatatactgtaaCTTTGAAAAAATGGTTACAGACACTGGccttttgccaccctagctcactgcaggcagtacatttaaaaaacacagccCCTGAGCTCAGCTTGTGCCCCGTTAAGGCTGCCCCTGATGCAAgctgttggaaactgcaggaggggagagtgctgttgtgctcaggtcttgcttgggccatttggctggccactgtgggaacaggatgctggactagatgggccccctttggcctcttCCAGCCTCAGGGCTCCTCTTAGGTTGGaatttgggtctttttagtttagagaaaaggtgggtcagaggagacatgatagaagtgtataaaattatgcatggcattgagaaagtggatagagaaaagttcttctccctctctcataatactagaactcatggacattcaaagaagctgaatgttggaagattcaggacagacaaaaggaagtacttctttactcagcgcatagttaaactatggaatttgctcccacaagacgcagtgatggccaccagcttggatggctttaaaagaagattagaccaattcatggaggacagggctatcaatggctactagccatgatggctgtgctgtgccaccctagtcagaggcagcatgcttctgaaaaccagttgccggaagcctcaggaggggagagtgttcttgcactcgggtcctgcttgcgggcttcccccatgcacctggttggccactgtgaggatgctggactagatgggccactggcctgatccagcaggctcttcttatgttcttcatccctgcacaggcctggtgccagtgggcagccagacTGAGCCCTGGCTGGGGCCCCCTGCagctctgaagggcccctccttgggCCAGGAGGGTGTTGTTCCCTGTCCGCACCAGCGTCAGGATGCGGGACCAAGTGGcccaatgctgctgcagatcacagagcgggagctcccaggcagcacacacacacacaagggcttCAATAGCCTCACCTGCCCCATCTATCTCCACATCAGCATGTCAGTTTTCACGCTCtgcgtgctgtgcatgcatgcctactatccaccaagatggcggcgggggcgTTCCTGAGGGGTTGACACgcctaccaccatcttggctgatggcaggcatgtgcatgtagcacacatggCGTGTGCGCTGACATGGGAGGAAGGTGGGCCGTGCAGACCTTTTTATGACCTGCGCCACTTGCATCGGGAGGAGGTGTTGGGGAGTGTGATGctgcaggttggtgcccaaggtcCCAGCCAAgcctgatgccagccctgtgGGACCCTGCacattgcaaaggattctggaatATGTTTAGATGTGGTTGGCTTCCCTGTGAACTCTTATCATGGCCTCAATCGCATGTCCTGGGAAAGAAATAAGGAAGACTGGACTGTCAAGGATTCATCCATCATTCCTGAAGTTTAAACCTTTGATAAGCTCCCAGGAAACCTCTGGATTGCTCACCTGTTGATTAATGATCTGGAAATAAATGGTAGCCCTTGTTGCTGCCAACATAAGGCCCAAGGTCTCTAGATCTCAGGATCACTCTGCATTCCTTCTGGGTTTAGTTTTCGCAGAGAGATATGATTAGAGAGGCCTTCCAAAGTTGCATAAAATGCTGGGATGCAACTCTTGGGTCACACAAAGACTGTTTGGGGAAGACTAATGAAACAGAGACTGCTTTGGGGAGATAAAGGCCTTTTCCCACTGAGTTGGTCAACCTTCCTCTGGTCGGCACTGTGTCTGACTGCAGACGAGGGCTCACTAATGAGTCCTGAGCATGCCTTGCTATAAAGAAGGATCCGAGGTGGGAGAAGGGCTGTGAAAGGGTCTGATCTGGAACTGAGCCCCTGGGGATTTGCTGCAGCCTTCAGAGTGCCGTGGTCTGGcccggtctaaggcagcttcagaTCTTCAAAGCTGGAGGTTGAGAATAGGCAGCCCACTGAGTGAGTCTCTTGCGGCTATTTGCATGTGAGGTTGAGGAAGAGGATGTCAAGGGAGGTGCCACTTAAAGCAGCCGCCCAGTCATCCCCACAGAAATGTTCTGTAGCCCAAAATTCAAAGCTATAACCCAGCAgttctgtgcccccccccaagttgtACTCGTACATTCCTTATCATTTAGAATCCTTCCTGTCCCTGTCTCTTGGTGATAACTGAAAAAGTACAGCTATATGTAGGTATTTGATGCTGACTCCGAGAAATGTGAAATGTCTAGGTCCCCAGCTCTTCTCCTCTGATGCTTTTGCCTGAGAATTGCTTGCATGTCCACTGCATTTGtgccagggaggaggatggggggaaCACCAGAACAATTTGACTCTGCCTCCagtgtccccccccccggctctgccTCCCATTAGTTGCCCTGCCCACAGCCCCACCAGCTACCAGCCATCACTGGGCATGATAGCCTGGTGCTCATATTCTGTTCTTCCCCCTAGAGGTGGGGACTCTGCATGCAACACTGTTTCATTGTGCGCACATATCCTTTTTCCTAGATATTTTCAGGGAGACTCAGAGTTGCTGCTCCTCTGGGTGGCTCTGGCTTTCAGCAGTTTATGCAGTGAATATAAAACCCTGCATGGACCAGGATGCTCACCTACGTGACAAAGGCCTGTCTTTGTCATTGGTGACAGTCACAGAAAAAACAAGGGGGTGGGAAAGCTTTGGAAAGGCTCAGAGACTCGTGTCTGAAAAGGCTGGATGATATGATGGATTCGGCCCCGTTCTGCACCTTGACCAAGTCCTGGCTCTTTGCTCTCAACAGGGTGCTATTCCCCAGAGAAAGCCGGGAGGTGGGCCTATCACTCTGCCCCCGTGTACTCCCTTGCTTACCggacgaaggaatttcagaatgaCCAGACGCcaggtgagagagggagagggtgggaaggaccgtggctcagtggtacagcatctgctctgcatgcagaaggtcctggcttCGAGCCCCCAGCAGGGCTAAGAAAGACTCCCTGCGTGaagccctggagagatgctgcctgccagtgtactgagctagatggaccagtggcctgacgtGCTGCGAGGCAGCTTCTTATAGTCTTCTGTTCTTCTCTCCActtctgcccccaccccctttcccaccTTAGGCCCTGCAGCGTATTGGCTCCCCCCTATGCTTGGGCCCAAGGTGGTCAACAAGAGCTCAGCCCCCAATTACTCCATTTATGGGCGCAGCTCAGTCGGCAGCTTCTGTGAGGACCTCAGCAAGGTGAGCGGCAGAATGGCCCACATCTTGAAAGCCGAGGGTGGGAGATGAAGGAAATTGGCCCCAATGACCTCAAAGTTATCTGATGGAAGCAAACCAACCAACCCTAGGCTAGttattttaatatatgcattGATTTAGTTCATAAGTAAAGAATAACAATCTCTTAAActttgatatatttatttatttatatttgatttatatcccgcccttccagcaggagcccagggtggcaaacaaa
Proteins encoded:
- the LOC133390092 gene encoding ciliary microtubule associated protein 1A-like encodes the protein MTADVWVGSWRPHRPRGPIAALYSSPGPKYGLPTNVGYHQHDPSRCRAPAYSIGARRFQDQESCSPGPGYLVPPNMTMKGKGGIPAYSIYGRPRDVAPFMTPGPGCYSPEKAGRWAYHSAPVYSLAYRTKEFQNDQTPGPAAYWLPPMLGPKVVNKSSAPNYSIYGRSSVGSFCEDLSKTPGPCNYRLVDPSIYKNRPPHFSMLARNMPPGDNTVKPGPGAYSPEKYTLQRGLTFGIRHSDYVAPLIVDVAE